From Camelina sativa cultivar DH55 chromosome 7, Cs, whole genome shotgun sequence, one genomic window encodes:
- the LOC104701844 gene encoding angio-associated migratory cell protein — protein sequence MSNNTDMNHSGGEEEDDEGDVFLGESDVLREYDVDEQDLPEADDNDDMDDDGEQFDENDDSVHTFTGHKGELYALACSPTDATLVATGGGDDKGFLWKIGNGDWAAELLGHKDSVSCLAFSYDGQLLASGGLDGVVQIFDASSGDLKCVLDGPGGGIEWVRWHPRGHVVLAGSEDCSLWMWNADKGAYLNMFSGHNLNVTCGDFTPDGKLICTGSDDASLIVWNPKTCESIHVVKGHPYHTEGLTCLDINSNSSLAISGSKDGSVHIVNIVTGKVVSSLTSHTDSVECAKFSPSSATIPLAATGGMDKKLVIWDLQHSTPRFICEHAEGVTSLTWIGSSKYLATGCADGTVSIWDSLLGNCVHTYHGHQDAVQAISVSTNTDYIVSVSVDNTARVYETSEFQNKVA from the exons atgagtaatAATACAGATATGAATCATTCaggaggggaagaagaagatgatgaaggagatGTTTTCCTTGGTGAATCCGATGTTCTCCGTGAATACGATGTCGACGAACAAg ATCTTCCTGAGGcagatgataatgatgatatgGACGATGATGGCGAACAATTTG ATGAGAACGATGACTCTGTTCACACATTCACCGGTCACAAAG GTGAGCTTTATGCATTGGCTTGTAGCCCAACAGATGCTACGCTTGTTGCAACTGGAGGTGGAGATGATAAAGGCTTTCTTTGGAAAATTGGTAATGGTGATTGGGCTGCTGAGCTTCTTGGTCACAAGGACTCTGTCTCTTGTTTAGCTTTTAGCTACGATGGACAGTTACTTGCATCTGGTGGATTAGATGGTGTTGTTCAGATCTTTGATGCTTCTTCAGGGGATTTGAAATGTGTTTTGGACGGTCCAGGTGGTGGAATCGAg TGGGTGAGATGGCATCCGAGAGGACACGTTGTGTTGGCTGGATCAGAAGATTGTTCTCTATGGATGTGGAATGCTGATAAAGGAGCTTATCTTAATATGTTTTCCGGACATAATCTAAATGTCACTTGCGGTGACTTCACACCTGACG GTAAACTAATTTGTACTGGCTCTGATGATGCAAGTTTGATTGTATGGAACCCAAAAACTTGCGAAAGCATTCATGTTGTTAAAG gtcaTCCGTATCATACAGAAGGGTTGACATGCTTAGACATTAACTCGAACTCAAGTCTCGCTATTAGTGGCTCAAAAGACGGTTCAGTTCACATTGTGAATATTGTCACCGGGAAG GTTGTGAGCTCTTTGACTTCTCACACGGATTCAGTTGAATGTGCGAAGTTTTCACCAAGCTCCGCAACCATCCCTTTGGCTGCAACAGGTGGAATGGACAAAAAGCTTGTAATCTGGGATCTGCAGCATTCCACTCCCAGATTCATCTGCGAACACGCG GAAGGTGTGACATCCCTGACTTGGATAGGATCCTCCAAGTATTTAGCTACTGGCTGCGCCGATGGTACAGTGAGCATTTGGGACAGCTTATTAGGTAACTGCGTCCATACCTACCATGGTCACCAAGATGCTGTCCAGGCCATCTCAGTCTCGACCAACACGGACTACATTGTTTCGGTCTCTGTCGACAACACTGCGCGAGTCTATGAGACATCTGAGTTCCAAAACAAAGTTGCATAG
- the LOC104701845 gene encoding protein ROOT PRIMORDIUM DEFECTIVE 1-like codes for MKSIFRTISSRRQSSHRTFADTAAEDVYKFVRDRGLDHAVEREKNLRPLLSIKDLIRSEPAKSVPISVITTQKDSLRVPLRPIEFIRSFPSVFQESLPGGIGIHPHISLTPEILNLDADEQLVYGSESYKQGLADRLLKLLMINRINKIPLELLDLLKWDLGLPQDYVQTMVPEFPDYFRVIKSKLRGCSGELELVCWSNDHAVSVLEKKARTVGKGEYTKGSAIAFPMKFSNGFVVDKKMKKWIDDWQKLPYISPYENALHLSATSDESDKWAAAVLHEIMNLFVSKKAEKDAILHLGEFMGLRSRFKRVLHNHPGVFYLSSKLRTHTVVLRDGYKRGMLIESNELVTSRNRYMKLMNTVKKNNKAVSSSSSKREDKGKVEGEVCDTDAKAGNDDISGSDVEDDRKGEFVGDDEDDSEDDEVDQNQSLNRGRRNSSPRAGSRSFGNSGSRDKPQSRRNKIGLKTEKKRSRMY; via the coding sequence ATGAAATCCATTTTTCGTACCATTTCTAGTCGCCGTCAATCCAGCCACCGGACCTTCGCCGATACGGCGGCGGAAGATGTCTACAAATTCGTTAGAGACAGAGGTCTCGACCACGCGgttgaaagagagaagaatctCAGACCGCTTCTCAGCATCAAAGACCTAATCAGATCGGAGCCAGCGAAATCAGTCCCGATCTCAGTTATCACCACTCAGAAAGATTCACTTCGAGTTCCTCTCCGTCCGATCGAGTTCATCCGAAGCTTCCCTTCCGTTTTCCAAGAGTCTCTCCCCGGAGGAATTGGTATTCATCCTCACATCAGCCTCACGCCGGAGATTCTAAACCTCGACGCCGATGAACAGTTGGTTTACGGAAGTGAGAGTTACAAGCAAGGTTTAGCTGATAGGCTTTTGAAACTGTTGATGATCAATAGGATTAACAAAATTCcattggagcttcttgatttgttGAAATGGGATTTAGGTTTGCCTCAGGATTACGTTCAAACTATGGTACCTGAGTTCCCTGATTATTTTAGAGTTATCAAATCTAAGTTACGAGGATGTAGTGGTGAGCTAGAGCTTGTTTGTTGGAGCAATGACCATGCTGTATCTGTGTTGGAGAAGAAAGCTAGAACGGTAGGGAAAGGAGAGTACACGAAAGGATCGGCGATTGCTTTTCCGATGaagttttcaaatggttttgtGGTtgataagaagatgaagaaatggaTTGATGATTGGCAGAAACTGCCGTATATCTCTCCTTATGAGAATGCGCTTCATCTGTCGGCCACTAGCGATGAGTCTGACAAGTGGGCGGCTGCTGTTTTGCACGAAATCATGAACCTTTTTGTGTCCAAGAAGGCTGAGAAAGATGCTATTTTGCATCTTGGTGAGTTTATGGGATTGAGATCAAGGTTTAAGAGAGTTTTACATAACCATCCCGGTGTCTTTTACTTGTCGAGTAAGCTTAGGACTCACACTGTGGTTCTTAGAGATGGTTACAAGAGGGGGATGTTGATAGAGAGCAATGAACTGGTGACAAGCAGGAACCGTTACATGAAACTCATGAATACGGTTAAGAAAAATAACAAGGCAGTTTCTTCTTCCAGCAGCAAGAGAGAAGACAAGGGGAAAGTGGAAGGGGAAGTTTGTGACACTGATGCAAAGGCTGGGAATGATGATATTTCTGGTTCTGATGTCGAGGATGATCGTAAAGGAGAATTTGTTGGTGATGACGAGGATGatagtgaagatgatgaagtggATCAAAACCAGAGTCTGAACCGTGGTCGTAGAAATTCAAGTCCAAGAGCAGGTAGCAGGAGTTTTGGGAACTCAGGTTCAAGAGATAAGCCACAATCCAGGCGGAACAAGATCGGCTTAAAGACCGAGAAGAAGAGGAGTCGGATGTATTAA
- the LOC104701846 gene encoding protein-tyrosine-phosphatase PTP1-like isoform X2: MATGKTLSTGSNRFDFSSADSPPSILSLSPDQLNYCRQALGVFREKIQNPDSIAHEFANLQANRLRPTEMLLSCTLAMNNVNIEKNRYRDVVPFDNNRIVLNPCKDDRSSAEGYVNASLIKTSDSESISQFIATQGPLPHTMEDFWEMVIQHHCPIIVMLTRLVDNYKTVKCGDYFQAGDGPREFGNISVMTKWIKTTDTSLMLRNLEVKYKETEDQPMSVLHIQYPEWPDHGVPKDTVAVREILKRLYQVPPSVGPIIVHCSAGIGRTGTYCAIHNTIQRILAGDMSALDLAKTVATFRSQRIGMVQTMDQYLFCYTAIVDELEDLT, translated from the exons ATGGCGACAGGGAAGACTCTTTCCACCGGCTCGAATCGTTTCGATTTCTCATCCGCTGATTCTCCTCCTTCGATACTCTCTCTATCTCCCGATCAGCTCAACTACTGCCGTCAAGCTCTCGGCGTTTTCCGGGAAAAAATCCAGAATCCCGACTCGATCGCTCATGAATTTGCCAATCTACAG GCTAATAGGTTGAGGCCAACGGAGATGCTGCTAAGCTGTACACTAGCTATGAACAATGTCAATATTGAGAAGAACAGATACAGAGATGTTGTTCCAT ttGACAATAACAGGATTGTTCTGAATCCATGTAAAGACGATAGATCGTCTGCGGAAGGATATGTGAATGCTAGCTTAATCAAG ACTTCGGATTCTGAGAGTATTTCTCAGTTCATAGCTACGCAAGGTCCTCTACCACACACGATGGAAGACTTCTGGGAGATGGTAATTCAGCATCATTGCCCAATTATTGTTATGCTCACTCGATTGGTTGACAATTATAAG ACTGTTAAATGCGGTGACTATTTTCAAGCCGGAGATGGACCTAGAGAATTTGGCAACATATCTGTTATGACAAAGTGGATAAAGACTACCGACACTTCACTGATGTTACGGAACCTTGAGGTTAAATACAAGGAG ACGGAGGATCAGCCCATGTCCGTTCTGCATATTCAGTATCCAGAGTGGCCGGATCATGGAGTTCCCAAGGATACTGTGGCTGTCCGTGAAATTCTAAAAAGACTATATCAAGTACCGCCTAGTGTTGGCCCAATCATTGTGCACTGCAG CGCAGGTATAGGAAGAACTGGAACATACTGTGCGATACATAACACAATCCAGAGAATCCTTGCTGGCGATATGTCTGCGTTGGATCTTGCTAAAACTGTGGCAACATTCCGTAGTCAACGCATAGGGATGGTTCAAACCATG GATCAATACTTGTTTTGCTACACTGCTATTGTTGATGAATTAGAAGATCTAACTTGA